A single Candoia aspera isolate rCanAsp1 chromosome 5, rCanAsp1.hap2, whole genome shotgun sequence DNA region contains:
- the PDHA1 gene encoding pyruvate dehydrogenase E1 component subunit alpha, somatic form, mitochondrial gives MRKMLAALSRLLQGPAAQKTGAVSEVARVVVTSRNYADFANEATFDIKKHDLHRLEEGPPTTAVMTREQGLQYYKTMQTIRRMELKADQLYKQKIIRGFCHLYDGQEACCVGLEAAINRTDHLITAYRAHGFTYTRGIPVREILAELTGRIGGCAKGKGGSMHMYAKNFYGGNGIVGAQVPLGAGIALACKYFGNDEICVTLYGDGAANQGQIFETFNMAALWKLPCIFICENNRYGMGTSVERAAASTDYYKRGDFIPGLRVDGMDILAVREATKFAADHCRAGKGPIVMELQTYRYHGHSMSDPGISYRTREEIQEVRSKSDPITLLKDRMVNNNLASVEELKEMDVEVRKEIEDAAQFATTDPEPPLEELGNHIYYKEPPFEVRGPNQWIRYKSVG, from the exons ATGCGCAAGATGCTGGCCGCTCTCTCCCGCCTACTGCAAGGTCCTGCCGCCCAGAAAACG GGAGCTGTTAGTGAG GTTGCCCGTGTGGTTGTCACTTCTCGTAATTATGCAGATTTTGCAAATGAGGCTACATTTGATATTAAG AAACATGACCTCCATCGTTTGGAAGAGGGTCCTCCCACTACAGCTGTAATGACTCGAGAACAAGGTCTCCAATATTATAAGACTATGCAGACTATTCGGCGCATGGAACTGAAAGCCGACCAGCTGTATAAGCAAAAGATTATTCGGGGTTTCTGCCATTTGTATGATGGCCAG GAAGCTTGCTGTGTTGGACTTGAGGCAGCCATAAATCGAACAGATCATTTGATCACTGCCTACCGGGCTCATGGCTTTACATACACACGTGGTATTCCAGTTCGAGAAATTCTTGCTGAACTCACAG GTCGGATAGGTGGTTGTGCTAAAGGCAAAGGTGGCTCAATGCATATGTATGCCAAAAACTTCTATGGTGGTAATGGTATTGTTGGTGCCCAG GTTCCTTTGGGAGCTGGTATCGCTTTGGCGTGTAAGTATTTTGGGAATGATGAGATCTGTGTGACATTATACGGTGATGGTGCTGCGAATCAG GGTCAAATATTTGAAACTTTTAATATGGCAGCCTTGTGGAAGCTGCCATGCATTTTTATCTGTGAGAACAATAGATACGGGATGGGTACTTCTGTAGAGAGAGCTGCAGCCAGTACAGATTATTACAAAAGAGGAGACTTTATTCCAGGTCTTAGG GTTGATGGCATGGATATTCTTGCTGTAAGAGAAGCGACAAAATTTGCTGCTGACCACTGCAGAGCAGGAAAA GGTCCTATTGTGATGGAGCTACAGACGTATCGTTATCATGGGCATAGTATGAGTGATCCTGGAATCAG TTACCGAACAAGAGAAGAAATTCAAGAAGTAAGAAGCAAAAGCGATCCTATTACACTCTTGAAGGACAGAATGGTGAACAACAACTTAGCTAGTGTGGAGGAGCTCAAG GAGATGGATGTGGAAGTAAGAAAAGAGATTGAGGATGCAGCACAATTTGCCACAACTGATCCCGAACCACCTCTGGAAGAATTAGGCAATCATATCTATTATAAAGAACCACCCTTTGAAGTGCGTGGTCCCAATCAGTGGATTAGGTACAAATCTGTTGGCTAA